The DNA sequence TTGCATCGAAAATCCCTTCCAGCTCCTCTTGTTTAAAGTCATACTCGGTCTTGTAGTTGTTAAAATTAGTGCGGTATTTGATCTTGGTTACAAAGGCCTCGTAAAACCTGATGGCGTATTTACTCGTAAAGCTATTTAACGTCTTAAAGTCTAAAAGTGTGTAATCGGTCTTTTGCCAGCAAGCCGTAGCCAACTCCTTTGCAAAACTGACCTCGCACGTAGCTTTTTTACGCTCCTCGCCCTTCGTCTTGAAATTTGGAGTTATAACGAGCCTGGTTTTTGCCAGATGATAAATTCATTCTTTTCCCAGTCCCTGTAATTATTTAATTCAAAGGCTACATACTCGAGTTTTTCCACGGACTTTATAAAATTCGTTCTCCAGTTCTTCGCATCGCCTACCACGCGCTTAAATAGCTCCAAAGGAATTACAAGGGTAGTAAATTTAACCGGTTTGGTGTCTTTTTTAACACACTCTTGAGGGGTTTTTAGTAAGAAATTTAAGACCTTTAAGTCGTATATATTGATCTTTAGCCCTCTCTTATCGGCGACCACCTTGCCCCTAATAACCGAATTCGCTTTTAAAAGTTTGATATAGCTATCGCCCTTTAAATAATCGGCCTCATAAATTCTTTGTCCTTGCGGATCTATGGCTACAGGAGCAAAAAATCCTCTTCTAAATCATCATAGCCCGGCTCTTCTTCCAAATCGTCGTCTATATCGGGTATATCTTGAGGTATCTTTTTCCTTTTATTGAAATTCTTATACGACGTTTTTAAATTTTGACAAATTTTCTCCCTAAAAAGCTCCCAAAAATCAAAAAATGGGGTCATTTTAGTGACTTGTGCTAAAAAATCTTGGCTTTTTAGGGAGGGGGTGCACTCAAAAATTAACTAAACTAAGCCGTTTTTACTTAAATATAGCTTATTTTAAGTATACATTCAGTATAAAACAATATTTTTTCCCTAAAATGATAAGAAAAATTTTCAAGTGAAAAACTAAGTTATTCACACCCCCTAAATTTATAAGAATTTAAATTTAATAAGAATTCCAAAAATCAAAAAACTTAATTTTTTTCTTAAATAAAAATATACACCACAATATCTCTAAAATAACAATTTTTAGGGATATAAATCAAATTTGGTAAAATATCATCGGTAAAAAGGAGAAAATATGGAAATTTTAGAACAGAACAAAGACTATTTGAAACTCAAAATATTTGACGAAATCAGGCAAAAACACGGTATTATAGTCGCTGCTAGCGGTCAAACCGTATACTACGCAGACAAAAAAGCATAAAAAGGATCGCATATGCTTTGAAATGCAAAATTCATCATAAGGGCTAGACGTGCAACAAGACTTTGAAATAACTGTTAAATCTACCGATAACCTCAGAGACGAGCTTAAAACGCTTTTTAAGACCAATGAAGCCTATAGGGGCGAAGAAGCCAGAGCTCTTATACAATCGCTAAGCGTCGTCGATAAAATGCTAAATTTTAAAAATAAGCAAGATATGAAATTTTCAAAAGACAAGATCGACGTCAAGCTAAAAATGGAAAGCGGCACGTATGATCTTGAAATTCCTATGGGTGAAGATAACTTTTCAAAACAGCTTGATCGCTTGATAGATTTGACGAGCAAGGATATATCAAGAAATAGGCCGACGCGGCAAGAAAAAGAAGAGTATCAAACGATAATTGAGAAATTTGGAGACGGGGGCATTGAAAAATTTAAAAACCCGGAGCGAGAAAGTACTTTTGATAAGGTGTTGGCCGGAAGCCTAAAGACAATCGAAACCATATCACAAACCGCCGGCGAGGAAACATCGCAATTTGTAAGTTCTTTTATAGCTACTATGAAATCGGCCATAAATCCAAAAGACCAAGAGTCGATACTGCAAAAAGATATAAAAAATATTCTTCAAATTTTGGCTAAAAGTGGAAAAGACAATAACGAAAAACTCGTTAAGAAGGGCGAAAGAGTAAAAGAGCATAATAAAGAGTTAGATATTACTAAGTAAGTTATTTTATAGTAAATAACGTTAATATATGATATAAAATAATAACTAAAACTTTCTTATACTAAAATATAGTACAGAATTATAAATAAACATTTTTTATGCTAAAATATTAACTTTTCTATAAAATTTATCTTTTTCATCTATTTTTGTATTTGCCTCAAGCTCGTTATTTAAAAATGAAATGTTGTATAGATCCTTCGCCGTTAAGGTTTTATTGTCTCCCAGGTATATCAAAAACTGTTTTCCATGCTTAGTAGAAAAGGATTTTATAGCGCTAGCTCCTATTTCCTGGAGCGTCTTATATTTGCCGTTGGTATCTAGGATGCCTATATTATTAAAGCTTATAGAGCCAAGCTCGATGTCGCTCATGGCTTTAGTTTCTAAATTTAGGCTTGCCCTTCTGGTTTTATCTCCTAAAAGCTTACCCGTATCAGAATACAGCTGCGTTACTTCTATTTCTCTACCGCTATCAAATTTTAAGGTTATAGACCCGTTATCGTTTAGCTTCATAGCTATTACGCTATCGCTGTCGTTCATCATTAAGGCCGCTTTACTCGGATTATCCTCAAAGGCTCTTTTTACTTTCTCTAAGTTTTCTGGGCTAAATTCTAGCCTTGTAGCCTTTTGGAATTCATTTTCCATGGCGATCATGTATGACGACTTGCTACCGTTTAGCCTACTTATATATTCGTCTGCATTTTCTACGTTATACTCTTTTAGATTTTTTGATAGCCACTCTACGTCTTTTGCGTGGGCGGTGGATTCTTTTTCATAATCTCTATAAAATTTCATAAAACTATCTTTTTGATAGTTTTCATACGAGAAGTCGTCGCTCGTCTTTTTGCTTGATATGATCGGATTAAATTCATTAAGCTTTAGCTTTCCGTCAAATCCAGCCTTAGCGTAAGCAAAATTGTTAAATAGGCTATTTTTATTAAATACGTTATTGTTTCTTAGGTCTACCCAGCCGTCCTTGTCCGCATATGCATCAAAGAAGTTCTTAATACTATCGGTTTCCGCCTTTTTGTATCTGCTTTCCGGTGCAAATACGGTGTAGGGGTTTTCCTTGTAGTAAAAAATGCGATTATCGATCTTTGAGATGTCGATTTGAGTCTTGCCTTTTTCTTTCAGTTTGGCATTTAGATCCTCTATTTGCTTCCGCCTATGGTTTATATCTATATCTTTTTTAATAAACTGCGCCAGATCTATACCGCTGGTTACGTCGCTTAAATTTGCTATCTTTTCGTTGCCGTCCTTATCGTATCCTCTAACCTTGAGCTTTGAGAATAGCTTATCGGAGCTATTTAAAATTCCGTCGCCGTTACTGTCAAAGTTAAAGAGTATTGCATTTGAGCTAAATTTGCCGATACCTAGCTTGTCGTTATCGCCGTATAGATCTAAAAATACCTCTACGTCGCCGTATTTAGTTTTTAGTATATTTTCGCTTGCATAGTCGTTTAGATTGTTTCTGTCTTGACTTAGGATGGTATTTGATTTGCTGCCTTTAAAATATCCGCCGCCGGCAAATTCTTCTATTACGGGCGCCCCGGAATCTGGCAAACCGATAGAAAAACAATATCCGCTATTCTCATACGATCCTTGAAATCTATTATATCCGTCTTGAGTAACTCTATCCGAGTTGTCCATATTGGACCACATAGGCAGACTTGCCCTATAAGCGCTTGATCCTAAAAACCCGGTAGAATATCCATTTACACTATCAGATCCGCCTTTATATAGATAGGCTTGCGAATTTTGCATTAGTATATCGTTGGCTTTTTCTAAAAGATCGTATTGCCTACTGATATATTCGTCCTTGCTTATTGCCTCATTGCCCACCTTGACTAGCTCTTGTCCGGCGAGTCTAGATGCGGAAGCTTGCATTTGGCCTTGTCTTAATAATGATAAATTTACGTCATAGCCGTTTCTTAACAGAACATCCATATTAAAATCCTTTTAAATGTTTTAATACCAAATCGGCAAATTTTAAAATTTATTTAGGCAAGGGCGGATAATCCGCCCCATAAGAATACTAGTTAGTAAACTTCCCTGACGTCTGCTGCGGCTAGATTGCCGTTTGCGTCAACATATGCTCTTAATTTACCCAATGGAAAATAGTTTGTATTGCCCTGTAAATCACCTATAACTTTATTTACAAAAGTTAAGTCCATTTTTAAAGCGGGGCTTTGTTGATAAACAACCATACCGCTTAGATCATCCTTGCCTATATTGGCAAACATTGGTATATTGGTATTCCAAAAATAATTAGTTATACCAAATTTTGCAATTGTGTCAGGGAATATTTGCCAAAAGTGTTTGTCTAACCTAATAACAGCATTTTTATCATCATGAACTCCATTAGGCTTTCCTGGTGTCGGAGTAAATACTGGTCTATTTCTAAATATGCCTGCTTTAATCATTAAATTTTAATATTCAATAGCCTAAGTTCTTGTCTTTTAGCTTCCAGTGCTTCTAAAAGTTCCTTATTGGCTTTTTCTATTTGTTCAAACAATAACTCTGCTGGTGTTTTTAGTTTGGTATCATCTTCTATTTTAGGCGTAGTCTTTAGAAGGTTTTTCATAAATCTAACATAATCTTGCATGCCTTCATCCATTGAATTTATTTGTTCATCTGAGATATTATTCATATCATTTTGACTATGCCATAAATTGATCTTTTCTCTAAACGCTTTCGCATCTACATTCTTATCGTATCCTTGCATTTTACCTATAATGGTTGTTTCGCCTTCTCTTACATTTAAATTTTTATTTATAACAGCAGCTAACAGCCCACCTTTGGTAATACTTCCATCAGAATTTAAATATTTCTCTCCATTAACATTTATATAAACTCCTGTTTTATCCTGTTCTCTGCCACCGTTATTGTTGCTAAAAATAGATGTAGCTGGGGTATAGTTTTTATCTCTTGGATCTTTGCCTGCTCTCATAGATTCATTGAAAAATAATGTGTCTATATCTTTGCTTTGATCCTTATAATTAAACTCTGCTGCAGCGGCATCATAGTCATATACACTATTATAAACTTTATCTACCTTAAGCGTTCTTTTATCATAACTAAACCCTTGTGGAAATTTGGCAAGGTCTTCTTTAGTAAAGCTCTCTTTTGAGTTTAAGATTTCTTCGCCAACTACTTGAGTAAGAATTTTATAGGCATTGCCAGCGGTTTTGGCAATATCTACGTTTTTCATAGTTTTCATTAAGAATGATGCACCACCCACTACCCTGCTAAGCGACTCCATCGTGCTTGAATGAATTTTATAGTCTGTAGGGATTCCTGCAGCCTTATTAAATTCAGCTGTAAAATAGCCATCTTTATCTACGTTGTACCCCAAGACGCTATTTAAATTTGAAGCCGGTATGTTCGATTGCGCAATATCATTTTCTTTTGATATTTCTATTTTAGAGTTATGTCTAATATTTATTTGAAAATTTTGCGCGAAACCAAAAGAATTATTTAATCTACCTATCATCTTTTTTCCTATAGAGTTTATAAACCCACAAATATTGCTTTGTGGGTTAAAAATAAATTAATACCTAGTAACCAATATCCTACTTAGATCATTTTTAAACAATCTTCCCAGCCATTTGCTTAAGTTTTTACCCGTTAGCTTCCCTGGATCGACATTTTCCGCCCAAATTTTGAGCTGATCTCGGTCTAGTTTTTCTGGATCAAGAGCGTCATAATCAATATGTGCTGTTAAATTCGGCTGTGCGATCGTCAAATTTAAAGCTTGATTTGCCGTCTCTTTTTCCTCATGCGTCTTTAAATTTTGCCCATGAGAGCTACTAAAATCATAATTTACGTTTGCGTTAAATCCGTTTATACCGCTTATCATATTAATCCTTTTAAGCCTTTATATCCACGCTCTTAGCGTTAAATTTCATCATCGCCTCAAGTTCTTCTAAATTTTTTCTAGTATTTTGCTCTAGCTCTTTGTCGTATTTTCTGTTTTTATCCAGCATCTTTTGTGTTCGCTTTTCTTGCTCGATTAGCTTTTCTAGGCGTTTTTGCGCCTCTTTCATATCCTCTTGCATTATTTCAAAGAGGCTTTTTGATTCTTTGCCGTCGTCGCTGACGTTTATCTCGCCGACAAATTTTAAACTCCTTGCAAAATCTACGAAATCTTTTAAATCTTGAGGCAATGAATCCACTAAAGATTGCGAGTATTTATCGTATTTATGTCCATGCAAGTCGGTAAAGGCTTTAATTTTTGCTTGGTACTCTTGTGAGGATATGTTTTTATCTAGTCCGTTAATCTTGCCGTGATAGGTGG is a window from the Campylobacter massiliensis genome containing:
- a CDS encoding Cj0814 family flagellar-dependent secreted protein; this translates as MIGRLNNSFGFAQNFQINIRHNSKIEISKENDIAQSNIPASNLNSVLGYNVDKDGYFTAEFNKAAGIPTDYKIHSSTMESLSRVVGGASFLMKTMKNVDIAKTAGNAYKILTQVVGEEILNSKESFTKEDLAKFPQGFSYDKRTLKVDKVYNSVYDYDAAAAEFNYKDQSKDIDTLFFNESMRAGKDPRDKNYTPATSIFSNNNGGREQDKTGVYINVNGEKYLNSDGSITKGGLLAAVINKNLNVREGETTIIGKMQGYDKNVDAKAFREKINLWHSQNDMNNISDEQINSMDEGMQDYVRFMKNLLKTTPKIEDDTKLKTPAELLFEQIEKANKELLEALEAKRQELRLLNIKI
- a CDS encoding response regulator, which produces MDVLLRNGYDVNLSLLRQGQMQASASRLAGQELVKVGNEAISKDEYISRQYDLLEKANDILMQNSQAYLYKGGSDSVNGYSTGFLGSSAYRASLPMWSNMDNSDRVTQDGYNRFQGSYENSGYCFSIGLPDSGAPVIEEFAGGGYFKGSKSNTILSQDRNNLNDYASENILKTKYGDVEVFLDLYGDNDKLGIGKFSSNAILFNFDSNGDGILNSSDKLFSKLKVRGYDKDGNEKIANLSDVTSGIDLAQFIKKDIDINHRRKQIEDLNAKLKEKGKTQIDISKIDNRIFYYKENPYTVFAPESRYKKAETDSIKNFFDAYADKDGWVDLRNNNVFNKNSLFNNFAYAKAGFDGKLKLNEFNPIISSKKTSDDFSYENYQKDSFMKFYRDYEKESTAHAKDVEWLSKNLKEYNVENADEYISRLNGSKSSYMIAMENEFQKATRLEFSPENLEKVKRAFEDNPSKAALMMNDSDSVIAMKLNDNGSITLKFDSGREIEVTQLYSDTGKLLGDKTRRASLNLETKAMSDIELGSISFNNIGILDTNGKYKTLQEIGASAIKSFSTKHGKQFLIYLGDNKTLTAKDLYNISFLNNELEANTKIDEKDKFYRKVNILA
- a CDS encoding RepB family plasmid replication initiator protein; the protein is MYHLAKTRLVITPNFKTKGEERKKATCEVSFAKELATACWQKTDYTLLDFKTLNSFTSKYAIRFYEAFVTKIKYRTNFNNYKTEYDFKQEELEGIFDAKLSDLPNGFVYLLSNKIHFDDIVIPDL